The genomic DNA CTGGGGCTCCTCGGGCGCGACGTCCTGGGGTGCCGCCATCGGGTGGTGGTTCCTCCTTGGTGGTGTTCTGTTCGGGATCCTTGGCGGTGTCTGGCCGTTCCTGAAGAGCATGCGGCAGCCCATGGTCCGCGCTCCGCCGCCCCGCGAATGGCAGGTCGAGCGGTGACGTCCATCCCGTAGGCCGTTGACACAAGGCTCATATAGCTCGCGTCAGATGTCTGTCAGACAAAGGGATGGGATCCCAACGCGGCGGGGCCGCGGAGGGCCCTCGCCGATGCGGGTGATGGGATGAAGAAGTTCGCAACCGAGCTCCGGGGGAAGACCGTCATGACGAACGACGGCCAGATCCTCGGGACGATCGACAATTTCATCGTGAACACGAAGAACGGAAAGCTGTCCGACGTCCTCGTCATGCCCGCCGAAAACGTCGGCGGCAAGGACTTCAAGACGGACCCCGAGGGCCGGTTCATCCTGCCCTTCAAGGGCATGCGGTCCGTGAAAGACGTCGTCGTGATGACGCTCTAGGCGCTCCCGGTCCGCTGTCCTCCGGTCAGCACCGCGATCGCGCGCTGCATCGCCGAGGGGTCCTCGAGGAGGGCCTCGAGCACGGCTTCGATCAAGGCCTCCGTCGACCAGATCTCAATAAGGAGGTCGGGGTCCCGGTTAAGGGACCACTCGACCTTGGGCGGGTCCACGTCCTCACTTCGTGACGTCTTTCAGCTTCCCCGCCAGCTCCGTGAGGTCCATCCCGGTGAGGGCCTTGACCAGGGCCGGCGCCGTCGCGGCGATGTCCACGACGCTGCCGACGAGCTGGGACGGTCCCCGTTCGCCCATGATGATGAGCTTCTGGGTCGTCTCGAGCGACTTCGCGGCGTTCTGGACGATCTCGGGCAGCTTCTCCACGATGAGCTGGGTGACCGCGGCCTTGCCGTACTTCTCCCAAGCCTCCGCCTTGGCCTGCATCGCAGCGGCCTCGGCGAGCCCGGTGGCCTTGATCGCGTAGGCCTGGGCCTCGCCTTTGAGGCGGATGATGTCCGCCTCCGCGGTCCCTTCCTGACGGATGCGCTCGGCCTCGCCCATCGCCGTGCGGGCGAGGCGCTCCCGCTCGCCCTCGGCCACGAGGATCGCGCGTTCCTTCTCGCCTTCCGCGGTGATGATGAGCTTGCGCTTCTCGCCGTCCGCGGTCGCGGCAACGGCGTCGGCGGCCGCCTTCGCGGGGACCACCTGCGCGGCGGTCTGCTCCTGCTCGCGGCGCTTGACCTCCTGCTCCTGGACGAGGACCTCCTGTTCCTTCGCGCGGATGTCGATCTTCCGCTGCTCGACGATGAGCTCCTGGTCCCGCTTGGCGGTCTGGAGCTGGAAGGCGATCTCCTTGTTCGCTCGCTCGAGTTCGACCGTGGCCTCGGATTGCTGCTTGATCACGTCCCGATCCCGGTGGTACTGGGCGACGTTCGCTTCGGCTTGGGCGTTCGCCTGTTCCGCCGCCTGGGCGGCGGTGGCCTCGGCGATGGTCGCCTCTCGGTTCGCGTTCGCCTTGCCGACCCGGGCGTCCCGCTTGACCTCCTCCGTCCTCTTCACCCCGAGGGCGTTCAGGTACCCCTGCGCATCCTCGATCTCCTTGATCACGAAGGACCGGATCTCGATGCCCATGTTCCGCAGGTCGTTGCCGGCCATGCCGAGGATCTTGGACGCGATCGCATCCCGGTCCGAGTTGACCTCCTCGACGGTCAGCGTGGCGCACACGCCACGGACGTGGCCCTCAAGGGTCTTCAGCGCGATCTCGTCGACCTGCTGCTCCGTCTTCCCGAGCAGGTTCTCCGCGGCCGTGTTCAGCGTGGCCTCGTCCGAGGAGATCTTGACCTGGGCGACGGCCTTGATGTTGATCTTGGCCCCCGAGCGCTTGACGTCCGTGACGATGTCCGATACGACGAGGTCCAGGGTGCGGACGTCGAGGCGCAGCCACTCCACGGACTCGACGATGGGCACGATGAGCTTCGCGCCTCCCGATAGGACCTGGTATCCGCGGCCGCCCCGTCCCTTCTGCTTCTTCCCGAAGACGACCATGGCCATGTTCGGAGGGACCTTCTTGTACCGGCTCGCATAGAGCAGGATAGCCGCAAAGACCACGATCACGATGCCCAAGATGACAAAGCTCAGAATCTCCTCGCCCGCCACAACAACCACCTCTTCCTGTCACACCTTGTGTACCTTCACCGAGTTCCCCACGACGCTGTCCACCACCACGTGCTCGTCCGTCGTGATTTCGTGGTCGGCGATGGCCTGCAGCAGCGTCCGCCCGCGAGCCTCCGTAACCACGACGATCTGACCCGGCTGACCCGGTCGGATCGGGACCAAGACCTGGCCCTTGAACCCAACCAGCGTCTCGAGGTCGACCCTTGTCTCCGCTTGGGTCTTCACGAACACGTTGACCATGAGGACATACATGCCGGCGCCTACGAGCCCCGCGCACGCGGCGGCCAGGAGCGGCGTGAGGACGATGCCGTAGCCGAGGTACTCGAAGATCGTCCCGAACCCGCCGAACGCGGCCCCGAAGGACGAGATGATGGGCAGACTCAGCGGGCTCATGCCGCCGCCGATCTCGCCACCCACCCCCACGTCGTGGTCGAAATCAATCCCACCGATGTCCCCCAGGGCCATGACCAGGAAGAGCAGCACGATGAACGCGATCATGATCCAGGTGTACGGGCTCAGACCAAACAGCCATGCCATGCTCTCAACGCTCCTCGGAACGCCGCCACTCGCGGGTGGCGGACGTCTGCTTCCTCGCGGGCAGTCGGACGACCTCCGACCCTCCCTTCGCCTGCGCACCGCAGTTCCAGCAGAAGGCATCGCCGGCGTGGAGCTGGACACCGCAGAACGTGCAGTAGGCCACGCTCGGCTTCGCGGGCGCGGCCTTCCGGGGCGCGGATGCCGGCGGGCTCGAGGCGGGCGCCGCACCACCTCGCGGCGGCGCGCGGGGAGGGGCAGGCGGGGGCGATGTGGGCGGGCCCTCGAACACCGTGCCGCACTCGTTGCAACTAGTGGCATCGGGGGAAACGAGTGCACCGCAGATGGGACAGATGTATCCCCGGAACACGACGCCCCGCTGCCCGAATCCCAGGTCGCGGTTCGGCTGGAACTCCAGCTCCCGCGAGGGCGGGAAGTCCAGGGGGCGGCCCGAATCGAACTCGAGCGGCCGTGCGGAGTCGAACTCGAGCTTCCGGCTCGGGTCGAAGTTCAGGTATCCCGCCATGTCCCTCCACTCCCGAGGAACTATGGGGGGCTCTGAAATGATATAGGTTTGGTAGGAACTCCCTTTATTCCGGAGCCTAGGGAAGAACTCGCCGCTCCTCCTTCACCACATTGAGGACCACCTGGGTGTACGTGTTCTCGACGTATTCCATGGATCCGAGCCGTTTGATGAACCCGTCGAGCTCCCGCGTGCTCTTGAGCCGGACGACGAGGATGGAGTCCCACTCTCCCGTGACGTCGAACACGGGGCTCACGCGGTCGTCCTTCGCAATGCGTCGCTGGTCCTCGAGGAGTTTCCCCTTGTGAATCTTGACCCCGACGACCGCCAGGACGTCGAACCCAATCTTGGACTCGTCGATCAGGGGCGCGTAGCCCGTGATCACGCCCTCGGACTCGAGTTTCCGGACTCGGTTGGAGACCGTGCTGATGCTCGCATCGACCTCCCTGGCAATGTCCCGGTAGGATTTCCGCGCATCCTGGTTCAAGAGCGCGAGGATCCGCAGGTCGAGCTCGTCCAGCTTCACCATGGGGGTCATGGCCGTCGCCCCGGGAAGGGCACCCCGGGCAATAGGTTAGCGGTGCCGTTCAAATGCTCGACATCGGGCCTGCGGTACGCCTGAGAACGCAACATTGTCTCACGTATCCGTTTCATATCGTTCAAATGTCCGGTACTACAACCTAACCATTTAAGTATGTAGCACTTCTATTGAACGGACCGGCAGGACGGAGCTTTTCGTCCGGCCGAAACCCCTTCCGGGGGTTCCGAAGGGAGGAAGCGAATGGCGGCCAAGAAGACAACCAGCGTAGACACCGTGCTGAAACGGATCCAGGCAGAGAAGATCCGCTGGATCGATCTGCAGTTCGTGGACTTGGTGGGCGGACTCCAACACATCACGATCCCGTCGACGTCGATCGGCGCCGAGGACTTCAAGCGCGGCATCGGGAAGCTGGACGGCTCGTCGATCAAGGGCTTCAAGGAAATCCACGAGTCGGACATGGTCATGAAGCCCGATCCAGCCACGTTCGCGATTCTTCCGTGGTACGATGGGGAGCACCGGACCGCCCGGATGATCGTCGACGTGTACGAGGGCGGCACGTACGAGCGCTTCACGCGCGACTCCCGGTTCATCGCGCAGAAGGCCGTCCAGTATGCGAAGGACTCCGGGTACGACACGACCTACTGGGGCCCCGAGATTGAGTTCTTCGTGTTTGACGGCATCCGGCTCACGCCGACCCCGGACCACGCGCGGAACCCTTGGTCCGGCGCCGGCTACGAGATCCTGAGCCGCGAGGCCCCGTGGCACGAGAACGGCGGCAAGGACTTCCCCATCCGGTTCAAGGAAGGGTACTATCCGGCGCCGCCCCTGGACAGTCTCGTGGACTTCCGGAACGAGGCCTGCCGCATCCTGATCGACGACTTCGGCATGACGCTGGACGCCCACCACCACGAGGTGGCGACCGCGGGCCAGTGCGAGATCGACATGCGGTACACGGAGCTCGTGCCCCAGGCGGACAACTGCGTCACGTATCGCTATGTGATGAAGATGGTCGCGCACCGGATGGGCATGATGGCCACGTTCATGCCCAAACCGATCTTCGGCGACAACGCGAGCGGAATGCACGTCCACCAGAGCGTCTGGACCAAGGGCAAGAACATGATGTACGACCCGGACGACACGTACGCGGAGATCAGCCAGACGTGCCGCTACTACATCGGCGGGCTGATGGACCACGCCCCATCCCTCTGCGCGTTCACCAACCCGACGACGAACTCGTACCGCCGGCTCGTGCCCGGGTACGAGGCCCCTGTGTTCATCGCGTGGTCCAAGCGGAACCGCAGCGCGAACATCCGCATCCCCATGTACTACAGCGGGATCGAGGCGGCGAAGCGTCTGGAGTACCGGACGCCGGACCCCTCGTGCAACCCGTACCTCGCGTTCGCTGCGTGCCTATCCGCGGGCCTCGACGGGATCAAGCGGAAGATTGACCCCGGCAACCCCGTGGACGAGGACCTCTACCACCTGAGCGCGTCGAAGCGCAAGTCCCTCGGCGTGCGCGAACTCCCCGGTTCCCTCAAGGAGTCCGTGGAACACCTCCAAACGGACTACATGTTCCTGAAGACCGTGTTCAGCCAGGACTTCCTCGAGAAGTACGAGGAGCTCAAGCTCGACGAGCACCTCCAGACCTCGCTGCGACCCTCGCCGTACGAGTTCTACCGGTACATGGACGCCTAGGCACGTCCGGCGCGAACCCGTTCGGGACAGGCTGAAATAGGTCGTCGCCTCATGCGAGCCGCGAGGCCGGGCCCGCGGGCCCCCGTAGGCCGCCCGGGTCTCGGCCTGGGGATGGCAGCACGCGCTACCCGTCGATCCGAGTCGCGATCGTAGCGAGCCTCGGCTGTCTCATCCTCTGGATCGCCTCCTCCCTCGCGCGAGCGTGGGCCGTGGTGGCCGGCCAGGCCGTCCTGGTCGCCCCCCTGTCGGGCGCGGAGTGGGGGCTGTACCTCCCGGCCCTCGGGTTCGTCGGCCTCATGATCATGGGGATGGCCCAGCAGTTTGTCCCCCTGTATTCGGGGCGGGAGATGTGGAGCGGGCGTGGTGCGCTCGTGCAAATCGCCGCGTCCGTCGCAGGCGTCTCGTTGATCGTGCTCAGCCCGTGGGTCAGCCCGGTCCTGGAGTCAATGGGCCTGGGTCTCTGGCTGCTCGGCACGCTCTTGTTCCTCGTCTGGATTCTGAAGACCGTCCGATCCCCCAAGGTCGCTGCGGGGCCCCAAGGCAAACATCCTGGGTTCCACACGATGGATCGACTTGGGATTCCGATGACGAGCGCTGCGGTGGTCTACCTGATTGCGGCGTCCACGGGGTTCCTCCTTGCCTCGCCCCCAGGCGCGCCGCTCGTTCCGATCGCCGCGGACCGCTGGTTCTCCTTCTTCCACCTGTATACCTTGGGCTTCATCCTCCTCATGGTCTTTGGCGTGGGCTTCCACCTCTTCCCCCGGTTTGCGGACGCCGTCCCGGATCTGCGGGTCGCGAAGGTCATCGTGGCCATGGCGCTGCCGGGACCCGCGCTCGTCGCGCTGACGATGCCGTTCCTGGACGACCCCTCCGTGGAGGTCGTCTTCGCCGTATTCGCGGTGTTCGAGGCGGTGGCCGCTATCCTGTTCGCTCTCACCATCCTGAGCCTCTGGCTCCGGAGCGAGCACCGACGCCCGGCCTCCATGTTCACGGCGACCTCCGGCTTGTGGCTCATCCTCGGGGTGGCGTTCGCGAGCCTGTTCGGCATTGCACCCAACACGACCCTGGAATGGGTGCCGGTCCACGGGTGGATCAACCTCTTCGGCTTTGCGGGCTTCGAGATCTTCGGGGTGACGCACGAGGTCTTGCCGCCCTTCACGTCCATGGGCCTGAAGGTCTCCCGCCGCGTGACACGCGTGGATTTCGT from Thermoplasmata archaeon includes the following:
- a CDS encoding PRC-barrel domain-containing protein — translated: MKKFATELRGKTVMTNDGQILGTIDNFIVNTKNGKLSDVLVMPAENVGGKDFKTDPEGRFILPFKGMRSVKDVVVMTL
- a CDS encoding SPFH domain-containing protein, giving the protein MAGEEILSFVILGIVIVVFAAILLYASRYKKVPPNMAMVVFGKKQKGRGGRGYQVLSGGAKLIVPIVESVEWLRLDVRTLDLVVSDIVTDVKRSGAKINIKAVAQVKISSDEATLNTAAENLLGKTEQQVDEIALKTLEGHVRGVCATLTVEEVNSDRDAIASKILGMAGNDLRNMGIEIRSFVIKEIEDAQGYLNALGVKRTEEVKRDARVGKANANREATIAEATAAQAAEQANAQAEANVAQYHRDRDVIKQQSEATVELERANKEIAFQLQTAKRDQELIVEQRKIDIRAKEQEVLVQEQEVKRREQEQTAAQVVPAKAAADAVAATADGEKRKLIITAEGEKERAILVAEGERERLARTAMGEAERIRQEGTAEADIIRLKGEAQAYAIKATGLAEAAAMQAKAEAWEKYGKAAVTQLIVEKLPEIVQNAAKSLETTQKLIIMGERGPSQLVGSVVDIAATAPALVKALTGMDLTELAGKLKDVTK
- a CDS encoding zinc ribbon domain-containing protein is translated as MAGYLNFDPSRKLEFDSARPLEFDSGRPLDFPPSRELEFQPNRDLGFGQRGVVFRGYICPICGALVSPDATSCNECGTVFEGPPTSPPPAPPRAPPRGGAAPASSPPASAPRKAAPAKPSVAYCTFCGVQLHAGDAFCWNCGAQAKGGSEVVRLPARKQTSATREWRRSEER
- a CDS encoding Lrp/AsnC family transcriptional regulator, encoding MTPMVKLDELDLRILALLNQDARKSYRDIAREVDASISTVSNRVRKLESEGVITGYAPLIDESKIGFDVLAVVGVKIHKGKLLEDQRRIAKDDRVSPVFDVTGEWDSILVVRLKSTRELDGFIKRLGSMEYVENTYTQVVLNVVKEERRVLP
- the glnA gene encoding type I glutamate--ammonia ligase, translating into MAAKKTTSVDTVLKRIQAEKIRWIDLQFVDLVGGLQHITIPSTSIGAEDFKRGIGKLDGSSIKGFKEIHESDMVMKPDPATFAILPWYDGEHRTARMIVDVYEGGTYERFTRDSRFIAQKAVQYAKDSGYDTTYWGPEIEFFVFDGIRLTPTPDHARNPWSGAGYEILSREAPWHENGGKDFPIRFKEGYYPAPPLDSLVDFRNEACRILIDDFGMTLDAHHHEVATAGQCEIDMRYTELVPQADNCVTYRYVMKMVAHRMGMMATFMPKPIFGDNASGMHVHQSVWTKGKNMMYDPDDTYAEISQTCRYYIGGLMDHAPSLCAFTNPTTNSYRRLVPGYEAPVFIAWSKRNRSANIRIPMYYSGIEAAKRLEYRTPDPSCNPYLAFAACLSAGLDGIKRKIDPGNPVDEDLYHLSASKRKSLGVRELPGSLKESVEHLQTDYMFLKTVFSQDFLEKYEELKLDEHLQTSLRPSPYEFYRYMDA